The proteins below are encoded in one region of Micromonospora pisi:
- a CDS encoding IucA/IucC family protein → MPSHPSADPATAPPPHLAPAHWTAAGRTLLARTVAEMAYEEMVIPVPDGPPGRWRIALPQGVSYSFEAHRGTFGAWRVRPETLLRRAGDRDQPATDPTRFVVDAADVLGLSRSVVADLVRDLTATHAADARLHARAIPAGALADLSHEDLEAHQTGHPCMFVNKGRLGFSSADTARYTPEAAGDFRLVWIAVTPELGRFTAVPGLDRSALLADELDPVTRAAFAERIRDRGGDPEAYVWLPVHPFQWDEVVLPLFAAQIAQGSLVYLGESVDRYRPLQSIRTLTNLDRPRRRNVKVPLMIRNTLVWRGLSQAQTTCAPRLTTWLRDLRDGDGFLRDECRVVMLGEVASVTVPHPTFEALPDAPYRYQELLGAIWREPVHGHLEPGERARTMAALLLEGSDGRAVVAELVARSGLGAREWLRAYVGALLPPLLHYLYRYGASFTPHGENVVLISDAAERPTRIALKDFGADVELLPFDLPEYARIPSEARDQLHRWPARDLAHSILSAICAGHFRFLTDIAQRHLGVPEREFWSLVREPIEAYHRRFPELSDRFTWFDLLGPEFGRVALNREQLLGGGFHDRAERDAEFDVMYGTVLNPLHAARTDGD, encoded by the coding sequence GTGCCGTCCCACCCTTCGGCCGATCCGGCCACCGCGCCGCCTCCCCACCTCGCCCCGGCGCACTGGACCGCGGCCGGTCGTACGCTGCTGGCGCGCACCGTCGCCGAGATGGCGTACGAGGAGATGGTCATTCCCGTGCCCGACGGTCCACCGGGGCGTTGGCGGATCGCACTGCCGCAGGGGGTGAGTTACTCCTTCGAGGCCCACCGGGGCACGTTCGGTGCCTGGCGGGTCCGGCCGGAGACCCTGCTGCGTCGGGCCGGCGACCGGGACCAACCCGCCACCGACCCGACCCGGTTCGTGGTCGACGCCGCCGACGTGCTCGGTCTGTCCCGGTCGGTCGTCGCAGACCTGGTTCGCGACCTCACCGCGACGCACGCCGCCGACGCCCGGCTGCACGCCCGCGCGATTCCGGCCGGGGCGCTCGCCGACCTGTCCCATGAGGACCTGGAGGCGCACCAGACCGGCCACCCCTGCATGTTCGTCAACAAGGGCCGGCTCGGCTTCTCCTCGGCCGACACCGCCCGCTACACACCCGAGGCGGCGGGCGACTTCCGGCTGGTCTGGATCGCGGTCACGCCGGAGTTGGGCCGGTTCACCGCCGTACCCGGCCTGGACCGGTCGGCGCTGCTCGCTGACGAACTCGACCCGGTCACCCGGGCCGCGTTCGCCGAGCGGATCCGTGACCGGGGCGGTGACCCGGAGGCGTACGTCTGGCTGCCGGTGCACCCGTTCCAGTGGGACGAGGTGGTGCTGCCGCTCTTCGCCGCGCAGATCGCCCAGGGGAGCCTGGTCTACCTGGGGGAGAGTGTCGACCGCTACCGCCCGTTGCAGTCGATCCGCACCCTGACCAATCTGGACCGGCCGCGGCGGCGCAACGTCAAGGTGCCGCTGATGATCCGCAACACCCTGGTCTGGCGGGGCCTGTCGCAGGCGCAGACCACCTGCGCGCCCCGGCTCACCACCTGGCTGCGGGATCTGCGCGACGGCGACGGCTTCCTGCGCGACGAGTGCCGCGTCGTCATGCTCGGCGAGGTCGCCTCGGTGACCGTGCCGCACCCGACCTTCGAGGCCCTGCCCGACGCGCCCTACCGGTATCAGGAGCTGCTGGGCGCGATCTGGCGCGAACCGGTGCACGGCCACCTGGAGCCGGGGGAGCGGGCCCGGACCATGGCCGCCCTGCTGCTGGAGGGGAGCGACGGGCGGGCGGTCGTGGCCGAACTGGTGGCACGGTCCGGCCTCGGGGCCCGGGAGTGGCTGCGGGCGTACGTCGGCGCGCTGCTGCCGCCGCTGCTGCACTACCTCTACCGCTACGGTGCCTCGTTCACCCCGCACGGGGAGAACGTGGTGCTGATCAGCGACGCGGCCGAGCGGCCGACCCGGATCGCGCTGAAGGACTTCGGCGCCGACGTCGAGCTGCTCCCGTTCGACCTGCCCGAGTACGCCCGCATCCCGTCCGAGGCCCGCGACCAGCTGCACCGCTGGCCGGCGCGGGACCTCGCGCACTCGATCCTCTCCGCGATCTGCGCCGGTCACTTCCGTTTCCTCACCGACATCGCCCAGCGGCACCTCGGCGTGCCGGAGCGGGAGTTCTGGTCCCTGGTCCGGGAGCCGATCGAGGCGTACCACCGACGGTTTCCGGAACTGTCCGACCGGTTCACCTGGTTCGATCTGCTCGGGCCGGAGTTCGGGCGGGTGGCGCTCAACCGTGAGCAGCTGCTCGGCGGTGGTTTCCACGACCGGGCCGAACGCGACGCCGAGTTCGACGTCATGTACGGCACCGTGCTCAACCCCCTGCACGCCGCCCGGACCGATGGAGACTGA
- a CDS encoding alanine racemase has product MDLPPSAAGRPALATSDLPGTIREHLLSRTDGGTEPVAGYLYDPTVAIGRATELRAALPDWARICYAVKANSFPPLVRALAPHVDGFEVASAAEATLARAAGAPAGTRPTGRAEAGLLVAAGPAKTERLLRHLVELDVTLVNVESVLELHRVHAVADRLGRRVDVALRVNPATVTVSGALTMGGAATQFGIPEAEVPDALRLAATLPRLRVVGFHVHVVGNNLDATAHAAYVAWCLEWSRRTAAAHGLDLRVVDVGGGLGVPFGGEEPFDVKEFGARLARLTPPPGCQLLLEPGRYLVTDAGWYAAEVVDVKRAYGTWFVVLRGGINHFQLPTSWQIPHRFAVLPVPDWPHPYPRPGVRDEPVTVVGELCTTEDTLARDVTVSAVRVGDLVVFPMAGSYGWEFAMPAFLSHPPATRTLIRP; this is encoded by the coding sequence GTGGACCTGCCCCCGTCCGCCGCCGGCCGACCAGCACTCGCCACCTCCGACCTGCCCGGGACCATTCGTGAGCACCTGCTGTCCCGAACGGACGGCGGGACGGAACCGGTGGCCGGATACCTGTACGACCCCACGGTTGCGATCGGGCGGGCCACCGAACTGCGTGCCGCGCTACCCGACTGGGCCCGGATCTGCTACGCCGTGAAGGCCAACTCCTTCCCACCCCTGGTACGGGCGCTCGCGCCGCACGTCGACGGCTTCGAGGTCGCCTCCGCCGCCGAGGCGACGCTCGCCCGCGCGGCCGGCGCACCCGCCGGCACCCGCCCGACCGGCCGCGCCGAAGCCGGATTGCTGGTCGCCGCCGGGCCGGCCAAGACCGAGCGCCTGCTGCGCCATCTCGTCGAACTCGACGTCACCCTGGTCAACGTGGAGAGCGTGCTGGAACTGCACCGCGTCCACGCGGTGGCCGACCGGCTCGGCCGGCGGGTGGACGTGGCCCTGCGGGTCAACCCCGCGACGGTCACCGTCAGCGGCGCCCTGACCATGGGCGGCGCGGCCACCCAGTTCGGCATTCCCGAGGCGGAGGTGCCGGACGCGCTCCGACTCGCCGCGACCCTGCCCCGACTGCGGGTGGTCGGCTTCCACGTACACGTGGTGGGGAACAACCTCGACGCCACCGCCCACGCCGCGTACGTCGCCTGGTGCCTGGAGTGGAGCCGGCGCACCGCCGCCGCGCACGGGCTCGACCTGCGCGTGGTCGACGTCGGCGGCGGGCTCGGGGTGCCGTTCGGCGGCGAGGAACCGTTCGACGTCAAGGAGTTCGGCGCCCGGCTCGCCCGACTCACCCCGCCACCGGGTTGCCAACTGCTCCTCGAACCGGGCCGCTACCTGGTCACCGACGCCGGCTGGTACGCCGCCGAGGTGGTCGACGTGAAGCGGGCGTACGGGACCTGGTTCGTGGTGCTGCGCGGCGGCATCAACCACTTCCAGTTGCCGACCTCGTGGCAGATCCCGCACCGGTTCGCCGTACTGCCGGTTCCCGACTGGCCGCACCCCTACCCCCGCCCCGGGGTACGCGACGAACCGGTCACCGTGGTCGGCGAACTCTGCACCACCGAGGACACCCTCGCCCGGGACGTGACCGTCAGCGCCGTACGCGTCGGTGACCTGGTCGTCTTCCCGATGGCCGGTTCGTACGGATGGGAGTTCGCCATGCCCGCGTTCCTCTCCCATCCGCCGGCCACCCGGACCCTCATCCGGCCCTGA
- a CDS encoding diaminobutyrate--2-oxoglutarate transaminase family protein, translated as MVVSQLPSSAPVDQAIADLLERQEERESGARTYARSLPILPVRAHGMVVEGADGRRYLDCLSGAGTLALGHNHPVVIDQIRRVLDSGAPLHVLDLGTFEKDEFTTTLLATLPGGPDGWRLHFCGPAGTDAVEAALKLTQTATGRSGVLAFTGGYHGMTAGALAVSANVALKTPLPPAAFEVTRLPFPYDYRCPFGVGGGMAAEIAARYAETMLTDSHSGVVPPAAMILEAVQGEGGTVPAPDGWLREMRRLTAVHGIPLIVDEVQTGVGRTGAFWAVEHSGVVPDVLVMSKAIGGSLPLAVIAYRQELDTWRPGAHTGTFRGNQLAMVAGTATMRHVRENGLVERAALVGDRMLRELRLLQGQQTAIGDVRGRGLMIGLEIVEPDGPANPIGARPAAPELARQIRGECLARGLIVELGGRRDAVVRLLPPLIITDAQVDTVLARLADAIQAARRAYPGTRA; from the coding sequence GTGGTCGTCTCGCAACTCCCGTCATCCGCGCCCGTCGATCAAGCCATCGCCGACCTGCTCGAACGCCAGGAGGAGCGGGAGTCGGGCGCGCGTACCTACGCCCGTTCGCTGCCGATCCTGCCCGTACGCGCACACGGGATGGTCGTCGAGGGAGCGGACGGCCGGCGTTACCTCGACTGCCTCTCCGGTGCCGGCACGCTCGCGTTGGGCCACAACCACCCGGTCGTGATCGACCAGATCCGCCGGGTGCTCGACTCCGGTGCGCCGCTACACGTGCTGGACCTGGGCACCTTCGAAAAGGACGAGTTCACCACCACACTGCTCGCCACGCTGCCGGGCGGACCGGACGGCTGGCGGCTGCACTTCTGCGGACCGGCCGGCACCGACGCGGTCGAGGCCGCGCTCAAACTCACCCAGACCGCGACCGGGCGCTCCGGGGTACTCGCCTTCACCGGCGGCTACCACGGAATGACCGCCGGAGCCCTCGCGGTCAGCGCCAACGTCGCGCTCAAGACGCCACTGCCGCCGGCCGCGTTCGAGGTCACCCGGCTGCCCTTCCCGTACGACTACCGGTGCCCGTTCGGCGTCGGCGGCGGCATGGCAGCCGAGATCGCCGCCCGGTACGCCGAGACGATGCTCACCGACTCGCACTCGGGAGTCGTACCACCGGCCGCGATGATCCTGGAGGCGGTACAGGGTGAAGGGGGCACCGTACCCGCACCCGACGGTTGGCTGCGCGAGATGCGCCGGCTCACCGCCGTGCACGGCATCCCGCTCATCGTCGACGAGGTGCAGACCGGGGTCGGCCGGACCGGGGCGTTCTGGGCGGTCGAACACTCCGGCGTGGTGCCGGACGTCCTGGTGATGTCCAAGGCGATCGGGGGCAGCCTGCCCTTGGCCGTGATCGCCTACCGGCAGGAGCTGGACACCTGGCGGCCCGGGGCGCACACCGGCACCTTCCGTGGCAACCAGCTCGCCATGGTGGCCGGTACCGCGACCATGCGGCACGTCCGCGAGAACGGTCTGGTCGAGCGCGCCGCCCTGGTCGGTGACCGGATGCTGCGCGAGCTGCGACTGCTCCAGGGGCAACAGACCGCCATCGGTGACGTACGCGGCCGGGGCCTGATGATCGGGCTGGAGATCGTCGAGCCGGACGGGCCGGCGAACCCGATCGGCGCCCGTCCCGCCGCCCCCGAACTCGCCCGGCAGATCCGCGGCGAATGCCTGGCCCGTGGGCTGATCGTCGAGCTCGGTGGACGACGCGACGCGGTGGTACGGCTACTTCCGCCGCTGATCATCACCGACGCGCAGGTCGACACGGTGCTGGCCCGGCTCGCCGACGCGATCCAGGCCGCCCGGCGGGCCTACCCGGGAACGCGCGCGTGA
- a CDS encoding pyridoxal phosphate-dependent decarboxylase family protein, whose amino-acid sequence MTVTDPLDTALAGGVAGPAALRPLLDVALEALRLGAYRRGGPLPAGTPTELASAVAATFGPDLLPERGTGARTALATLATGLTAGTADPADPHCAGHLHCPPLAVAVAAEVVAAALNPSLDSWDQGPSATALEPQVIEALAGLVGYRPGASAGVLTSGGTESNLMGLLLARDAAVLATAGAPAATVGLGSVGSRLRYFCSEVAHFSVRRNAALLGLGEEAVVPVPVDHAYTMDPVALAERMAATVRAGGVPAAVVATAGTTDFGSIDPLHPIADAAARHRCWLHVDAAYGGGALFSDRLAGLLDGLHRADSVALDLHKLGWQPIAAGVFLTADAATLAPLSQRVAYLNPVDDEAAGYPSLLGHSLRTTRRVDAFKLAVTFQALGRVGLGALVDRVHELARHAAARIRADPHLELAAEPVLSTVVFRYRAGPTSSRVNAGLRRRLLTEGTAVVGRTEVGDAVWLKLTLLNPHAAPADVDALLDLVVRAGAAQQAAVSTAVPGPRSGDIPEEAPR is encoded by the coding sequence GTGACCGTCACCGATCCGCTCGACACCGCGCTCGCCGGTGGGGTCGCCGGCCCGGCGGCGTTGCGTCCCCTGCTCGACGTGGCGTTGGAAGCGCTGCGTCTGGGTGCCTACCGGCGCGGCGGTCCGCTCCCCGCCGGTACGCCGACCGAGCTGGCCTCCGCCGTCGCCGCCACGTTCGGGCCGGACCTCCTGCCCGAACGCGGCACCGGGGCGCGCACGGCCCTCGCCACGCTCGCCACCGGACTCACCGCCGGCACCGCCGACCCGGCCGATCCGCACTGCGCCGGGCACCTGCACTGTCCACCGCTGGCCGTGGCGGTCGCCGCCGAGGTGGTCGCCGCCGCACTGAACCCGTCGCTCGACTCGTGGGACCAGGGGCCCTCGGCGACCGCCCTCGAGCCGCAGGTGATCGAGGCCCTGGCCGGCCTGGTCGGCTACCGACCCGGCGCCTCGGCCGGCGTACTCACCTCCGGCGGGACGGAGTCGAACCTGATGGGCCTCCTGCTCGCCCGCGACGCCGCCGTACTGGCCACGGCCGGAGCACCGGCGGCCACCGTCGGGCTCGGATCGGTCGGTTCGCGGTTGCGCTACTTCTGCAGCGAGGTCGCGCACTTCTCGGTCCGGCGTAACGCCGCGCTGCTCGGACTCGGCGAGGAGGCGGTGGTACCGGTGCCGGTCGACCACGCGTACACCATGGACCCGGTCGCGCTGGCCGAGCGGATGGCCGCCACCGTACGCGCCGGTGGCGTACCGGCGGCAGTGGTGGCGACCGCGGGCACCACCGACTTCGGCAGCATCGACCCGCTGCACCCGATCGCGGATGCTGCCGCCCGGCACCGGTGCTGGCTGCACGTCGATGCCGCGTACGGCGGTGGGGCACTCTTCTCCGACCGGCTCGCAGGCCTCCTCGACGGCCTGCACCGGGCCGACTCGGTCGCCCTCGACCTGCACAAGCTCGGCTGGCAACCGATCGCGGCCGGAGTCTTCCTGACCGCCGACGCGGCCACGCTGGCACCGCTGTCCCAGCGGGTCGCCTACCTCAACCCGGTCGACGACGAGGCGGCCGGTTACCCGAGCCTGCTCGGCCACTCGCTGCGCACCACCCGCCGGGTGGACGCCTTCAAACTGGCGGTCACCTTCCAGGCGCTCGGCCGGGTCGGGCTGGGCGCGCTGGTCGACCGCGTCCACGAGTTGGCCCGGCACGCCGCCGCCCGGATCCGGGCCGACCCCCACCTCGAACTCGCCGCCGAGCCGGTGCTCAGCACCGTGGTGTTCCGCTACCGTGCCGGACCCACCAGCAGCCGGGTCAACGCCGGGCTGCGTCGGCGCCTGCTCACCGAGGGCACGGCGGTGGTCGGTCGGACCGAGGTCGGCGACGCGGTCTGGCTCAAACTCACCCTGCTCAACCCGCATGCCGCCCCGGCCGACGTGGACGCGCTGCTGGACCTGGTGGTCCGGGCCGGCGCCGCCCAGCAGGCGGCGGTGTCGACCGCCGTCCCCGGGCCGAGGAGCGGCGACATACCGGAGGAAGCCCCCCGATGA
- a CDS encoding lysine N(6)-hydroxylase/L-ornithine N(5)-oxygenase family protein, whose product MTSTAAPSTPADARSDETDYDLVGIGLGPFNLGLAALAEPLAGLRTLFLDARTGFAWHPGLLLEGARLQVPFLADLVTLVDPTSRWSFLSYLREQDRLFPFYFAERFHVPRREYDHYCRWVADSLPSCRFGARVDGLRWSAGAARFVVEVTEPATGATNRIRARHVVLGVGTEPVVPGPLAHLVGEHVFHAGDYLDRLPTLAGARDVTVVGSGQSGAEVFLDLLRRAPEQGWRVRWLTRSPAFAPMEYSKLGLEHFTPDYTAYFRGLAESTRDALLPGQWQLYKAISAETIDEIQTLLYERSVGGRRPEASLTANVAVLAARATGDGYLLSCRETHQGREFDLRTDRVVLATGYAARRPALLDPLAELVHWDERGRYRVDADHRVELAPEVTGSLFVQNAELHTHGVGTPDLGLGAWRGATILNAVTGGTAYRLPKRTAYTGFGVPDDALTPDTPF is encoded by the coding sequence ATGACCAGCACCGCCGCACCGTCAACCCCTGCCGACGCCCGGTCGGACGAAACCGACTACGACCTGGTCGGCATCGGTCTGGGCCCGTTCAACCTCGGACTCGCCGCCCTGGCCGAGCCCCTCGCCGGTCTCCGGACGCTCTTCCTCGACGCCCGCACCGGTTTCGCCTGGCACCCCGGCCTGCTGCTGGAGGGGGCCAGGTTGCAGGTCCCGTTCCTCGCCGACCTGGTCACCCTGGTCGACCCGACCAGCCGCTGGTCCTTCCTGTCCTACCTCCGAGAACAGGACCGGCTCTTCCCGTTCTACTTCGCCGAGCGGTTCCACGTGCCGCGCCGCGAATACGACCACTACTGCCGGTGGGTCGCCGACTCGCTCCCCTCCTGTCGCTTCGGCGCCCGGGTCGACGGGCTGCGCTGGTCCGCCGGGGCCGCCCGGTTCGTGGTCGAGGTGACCGAGCCGGCAACCGGTGCCACCAACCGGATACGGGCCCGACACGTGGTGCTAGGGGTGGGCACCGAGCCGGTCGTACCCGGACCACTGGCCCACCTCGTCGGCGAGCACGTCTTCCACGCTGGCGACTACCTCGACCGACTGCCGACCCTCGCCGGGGCACGGGACGTGACCGTGGTCGGTTCCGGGCAGTCCGGTGCCGAGGTCTTCCTCGACCTGCTGCGCCGCGCACCCGAGCAGGGCTGGCGGGTGCGTTGGCTCACCCGGAGCCCGGCGTTCGCCCCGATGGAGTATTCGAAGCTCGGGCTCGAACACTTCACCCCGGACTACACCGCGTACTTCCGGGGCCTGGCCGAGTCCACCCGCGACGCCCTGCTGCCGGGGCAGTGGCAGCTTTACAAGGCGATCAGCGCCGAGACCATCGACGAGATCCAGACCCTGCTGTACGAGCGTTCGGTCGGCGGTCGCCGGCCCGAGGCGAGCCTGACCGCGAACGTGGCGGTGCTGGCGGCCCGCGCCACCGGCGACGGCTACCTCCTCTCCTGCCGGGAGACCCACCAGGGCAGGGAGTTCGACCTGCGCACCGACCGGGTGGTGCTCGCCACCGGTTACGCGGCCCGCCGGCCGGCGCTGCTCGACCCGCTGGCCGAACTGGTGCACTGGGACGAGCGGGGGCGCTACCGGGTGGACGCCGACCACCGTGTCGAACTCGCCCCGGAGGTCACCGGTTCCCTCTTCGTGCAGAACGCCGAGCTGCACACCCACGGTGTCGGTACGCCCGACCTGGGACTCGGTGCCTGGCGCGGCGCCACCATCCTGAACGCGGTCACCGGTGGCACCGCGTACCGGTTGCCGAAGCGCACCGCGTACACCGGCTTCGGCGTACCCGACGACGCGCTCACCCCCGACACCCCGTTCTGA
- a CDS encoding glutamine synthetase family protein, with translation MSGAPFPLPVERLRAEVAAGRIDNVIVAVPDLQGRLQGSRLDGEHFCERVLDDGFAACVYLLAADVEMNTGPGYAVDPWAAGFGDLTLTPDLRTLRELPWDPGTALVIADARWPDGQPVGFAPRQVLRTQLDRLAERGLVAYAGTELEFILFRESFQEAYDRDFRGLRTATRHNVDYSIAGVTEIDPLVRRIRREMRQAGLRPESARGEVHPGQYEIVFRYADALTTCDNHALYKTGVRQIVAQEGLAVTFMAKYDEGEGNSCHVHLSLRHVDGTPVFAGDGTGDRAGMSPLMAHFVAGQLAGLRELTLLQAPNVNSYKRLAPGAFAPTGVAWGRDNRTCPIRVVGDGESLRIEHRVAGGDANPYTVVAAIVAAGLYGIERKLPLPPAQVGNAFGADLPRLPGSLAEAVQLWEGSAIARDAFGAEVVTHYAAAARAELAEFDRAVTDWERRRGFERL, from the coding sequence ATGAGCGGGGCTCCCTTCCCGCTGCCGGTGGAGCGGCTGCGGGCCGAGGTCGCCGCCGGGCGGATCGACAACGTCATCGTCGCCGTACCGGACCTCCAGGGGCGGTTGCAGGGCAGCCGGCTCGACGGTGAGCACTTCTGCGAGCGGGTGCTCGACGACGGCTTCGCCGCCTGCGTCTACCTGCTCGCCGCCGACGTGGAGATGAACACCGGGCCGGGCTACGCCGTCGACCCGTGGGCCGCCGGCTTCGGCGACCTCACCCTCACCCCGGACCTTCGTACGCTGCGCGAACTGCCCTGGGACCCGGGGACGGCACTGGTCATCGCCGACGCGCGGTGGCCCGACGGCCAGCCGGTCGGCTTCGCGCCCCGGCAGGTGCTGCGGACCCAGCTCGACCGGTTGGCCGAGCGGGGCCTGGTCGCGTACGCCGGCACCGAGTTGGAGTTCATCCTGTTCCGGGAGAGCTTCCAGGAGGCGTACGACCGGGACTTCCGTGGCCTGCGGACCGCGACCCGGCACAACGTGGACTACTCGATCGCCGGGGTGACCGAGATCGATCCACTGGTCCGGCGGATCCGACGCGAGATGCGGCAGGCCGGGCTGAGGCCGGAGTCCGCCCGTGGCGAGGTCCACCCGGGACAGTACGAGATCGTCTTCCGGTACGCCGACGCCCTCACCACCTGCGACAACCACGCGCTCTACAAGACCGGAGTACGCCAGATCGTCGCCCAGGAGGGGTTGGCGGTCACCTTCATGGCCAAGTACGACGAGGGCGAGGGGAACTCGTGCCATGTGCACCTGTCCCTGCGTCACGTGGACGGCACCCCGGTCTTCGCCGGTGACGGCACCGGTGACCGGGCCGGCATGTCACCGCTGATGGCACACTTCGTCGCCGGGCAACTCGCCGGCCTGCGGGAACTGACCCTGCTTCAGGCGCCGAACGTCAACTCGTACAAGCGGCTCGCCCCCGGCGCGTTCGCCCCGACGGGGGTGGCCTGGGGGCGGGACAACCGGACCTGCCCGATCCGGGTGGTCGGCGACGGCGAGTCGTTGCGGATCGAGCATCGGGTGGCCGGCGGCGACGCGAACCCGTACACGGTCGTCGCGGCGATCGTGGCGGCCGGACTGTACGGGATCGAGCGGAAGCTGCCGCTGCCGCCGGCCCAGGTCGGTAACGCCTTCGGTGCCGACCTGCCCCGCCTGCCCGGGTCGCTGGCCGAGGCGGTCCAGCTCTGGGAGGGGAGCGCCATCGCCCGGGATGCCTTCGGCGCCGAGGTGGTGACCCACTACGCCGCGGCGGCCCGCGCCGAGTTGGCCGAGTTCGACCGCGCCGTCACCGACTGGGAACGGCGGCGCGGCTTCGAACGCCTCTGA
- a CDS encoding IucA/IucC family protein, producing MSLSTPPGLRPEIWGRVRAALAAKMVAELAFERALTPTSLGADRYRVAVTPAIGYEFRGRPVAMESWRIQPGSVTRHTDGTPEPADPYRLLLDLHQAWGLDPAVTALTVTELGATLAADAWLLATGPPVAELANLSHVELEGYQTGHPWIFANKGRVGFAASDCPYLPESRAAQRMQWMAVHRDLASFHGGDGLGETDLRERELDEPVRQRFTDLLTDQGADPAEYVWLPVHEWQWDEVVVPLFAAELAQHRILPLVPPPDRYRAQQSIRTFSNVSRPDRFDVKLPLSILNTMVYRGIPTELIQAAPQTTAWVHGIRDRDPFLRDVCRVVLPGEVAGVAVRHPVFEALPQAPYRYRQLLGVIWREPVAERLDPDERARTLAALLHVDPAGGAFVAELVRRSGLPPGEWLAALFAAVFPPLLHLLYRYGVAFNPHGENAIVIYDAADVPVRLAVKDFVDDLKLLDEDLPEYADLPARALGVLMRFGAEELSGSIFKSLLMCHFRYLGPLCEEQLAVPEEEFWRLARAEVLAYQARFPELAERFARFDLLAPDFPRVCLNRERLLPGGYHDRAERDASFHIDAPPVANPLHQPVSSGVGR from the coding sequence ATGTCGCTGTCCACGCCGCCGGGGCTGCGCCCCGAGATCTGGGGTCGGGTTCGGGCGGCCCTGGCCGCGAAGATGGTCGCCGAACTCGCCTTCGAGCGGGCGCTGACTCCCACTTCACTCGGCGCCGACCGCTACCGGGTGGCGGTCACACCGGCGATCGGGTACGAGTTCCGGGGCCGGCCGGTGGCGATGGAATCGTGGCGGATCCAGCCCGGCTCTGTCACCCGGCACACGGACGGTACGCCCGAGCCGGCCGATCCGTACCGGCTCCTGCTCGACCTGCACCAGGCGTGGGGGCTGGACCCCGCGGTCACCGCGTTGACCGTCACCGAGCTCGGCGCGACCCTCGCCGCCGACGCGTGGCTGCTCGCCACGGGGCCACCGGTCGCGGAACTGGCCAACCTGTCCCACGTCGAGCTGGAGGGGTACCAGACCGGGCATCCGTGGATTTTCGCGAACAAGGGCCGGGTCGGTTTCGCCGCCTCCGACTGCCCCTATCTGCCGGAGTCGCGGGCGGCGCAGCGGATGCAGTGGATGGCCGTGCACCGCGACCTGGCCAGCTTCCACGGTGGCGACGGCCTGGGCGAGACCGACCTGCGTGAACGGGAGTTGGACGAGCCGGTCCGACAGCGTTTCACCGATCTGCTCACCGACCAGGGGGCGGACCCGGCCGAGTACGTCTGGCTGCCGGTCCACGAGTGGCAGTGGGACGAGGTGGTCGTACCGCTCTTCGCGGCCGAGCTGGCGCAGCACCGGATTCTCCCACTGGTGCCGCCGCCGGACCGGTACCGCGCGCAGCAGTCGATCCGTACGTTCAGCAACGTGTCCCGACCGGACCGGTTCGACGTGAAGCTGCCGCTGTCCATCCTCAACACCATGGTCTACCGGGGCATCCCGACCGAACTGATCCAGGCCGCTCCACAGACCACCGCCTGGGTCCACGGCATCCGGGACCGTGATCCCTTTCTGCGGGACGTGTGCCGGGTCGTCCTTCCCGGTGAGGTGGCGGGGGTGGCGGTCCGGCACCCGGTGTTCGAGGCCCTGCCGCAGGCGCCGTACCGCTACCGGCAACTGCTCGGGGTGATCTGGCGGGAGCCGGTCGCGGAGCGGCTCGACCCCGACGAGCGGGCCCGTACGTTGGCCGCCCTGCTCCACGTCGACCCGGCCGGCGGGGCGTTCGTGGCCGAGCTGGTGCGGCGTTCCGGTCTACCGCCCGGGGAGTGGCTCGCCGCCCTCTTCGCGGCCGTGTTCCCGCCGCTGCTGCACCTGCTCTACCGGTACGGCGTCGCGTTCAACCCGCACGGCGAGAACGCGATCGTGATCTACGACGCGGCCGACGTGCCGGTCCGGTTGGCGGTGAAGGACTTCGTCGACGACCTGAAGCTGCTCGACGAGGACCTGCCCGAGTACGCGGACCTGCCGGCGCGGGCGTTGGGCGTACTGATGCGGTTCGGGGCCGAGGAGCTGTCGGGTTCGATCTTCAAGTCGCTGCTGATGTGTCATTTCCGCTATCTCGGCCCACTCTGCGAGGAGCAGCTCGCCGTGCCGGAGGAGGAGTTCTGGCGGCTGGCACGGGCCGAGGTGTTGGCGTACCAGGCCCGGTTCCCGGAGCTGGCGGAGCGGTTCGCCCGGTTCGACCTGCTGGCGCCCGATTTCCCCCGGGTCTGCCTCAACCGGGAACGGCTTCTGCCCGGTGGTTACCACGACCGGGCCGAGCGCGACGCCTCCTTCCACATCGACGCCCCGCCGGTGGCGAACCCGCTGCACCAGCCGGTGTCGAGTGGGGTGGGTCGATGA